From a single candidate division WOR-3 bacterium genomic region:
- a CDS encoding DnaB-like helicase C-terminal domain-containing protein, with translation MPDNSLTVEQAFISYLLLNPEKIDNFSYVKPEYITNHSLRRIYETMIKYKNEYKNFDEVLLAQYANVDAEYIKQLSSNLCLLGEQYAAAICDNYCLKHVNQEIVNLSNKLRTNNILYSEYHTELSLLLNKYTPIRRNKANKICYDILKSDTHYNRRYSTGLKALDNIIDYIAGGELIVIAGRPGDGKTSLAIFISSHFKNVMFISLEMTIQSIAKRFYASKLNATIKELEDEELLDSYREKIQSIDCNFYVESGARTITDIIEVIDNMSNEVEIVVIDYLQLVEGLDAQTRVQEIGQITRLLKLKALEKNIPILLLSQLNRQYDSSSPKLSNLRDSGCIEQDADMVIFIIGGVSNDVLAETEIRVLKNRRGKIGSAVVVFNKETQRWS, from the coding sequence ATGCCAGACAATTCTCTCACTGTTGAACAAGCGTTCATATCGTATCTCCTGCTCAACCCTGAGAAAATAGACAACTTCTCTTACGTTAAACCCGAATACATAACTAATCACTCTCTTAGAAGAATATATGAAACAATGATAAAATACAAGAATGAATATAAGAATTTTGATGAAGTATTGTTAGCTCAATATGCTAATGTTGATGCTGAATACATTAAGCAATTATCTTCTAACTTATGTCTTTTAGGGGAACAATATGCAGCTGCTATATGTGATAACTATTGCCTAAAACATGTTAATCAAGAGATAGTAAATCTATCTAATAAACTAAGAACTAATAACATACTATACTCAGAGTATCATACAGAACTATCTTTGTTGCTTAATAAATACACTCCTATTAGAAGAAATAAAGCTAATAAAATATGCTATGATATTCTTAAAAGTGATACTCATTACAACAGAAGATATAGCACCGGGTTAAAAGCGTTAGACAACATTATCGACTACATAGCCGGTGGGGAACTCATTGTAATAGCCGGTAGGCCCGGGGATGGGAAAACATCTCTTGCGATATTCATATCATCTCACTTTAAGAACGTAATGTTCATCTCTTTAGAGATGACTATTCAATCTATTGCTAAAAGATTCTATGCGTCTAAACTGAATGCTACAATCAAAGAACTTGAAGATGAAGAATTGCTCGACTCTTACAGAGAGAAAATACAAAGCATTGATTGCAACTTCTACGTTGAGAGTGGGGCAAGAACAATAACTGATATCATTGAAGTAATAGACAATATGAGTAATGAAGTAGAGATAGTTGTTATTGATTACTTGCAACTTGTTGAAGGATTAGACGCCCAAACAAGAGTACAAGAGATAGGGCAGATTACAAGATTACTCAAGTTGAAAGCTCTTGAAAAGAATATCCCAATTCTGCTATTATCACAGCTGAACAGACAATACGATAGCTCTTCCCCTAAGCTCTCTAATCTAAGAGACTCAGGGTGTATTGAACAAGATGCAGACATGGTGATATTCATAATAGGAGGAGTAAGCAATGACGTACTAGCAGAAACAGAAATTAGAGTTCTAAAGAATCGACGTGGTAAAATAGGAAGTGCAGTGGTAGTCTTTAATAAAGAGACACAACGATGGAGCTAG
- a CDS encoding putative peptidoglycan-binding domain-containing protein: MSKFTDVYSFVRFMLEGGYVNHPDDKGGETWCGLTKKFLQDNNIRIPPGEEDIYNGYSIIYEYLLDPIKKTPVLNDLPYEVSLCIFDMLVHMGKTNAIKKLQQVLGVKVDGKYGMETHNALMREVKNNKLALCNRLISSKLKHYTEIWKKDKSQLVFARGWVRRMCDIIDEITPGAKKPPANEA; the protein is encoded by the coding sequence ATGAGTAAGTTCACCGATGTGTACTCCTTCGTGCGTTTTATGCTCGAGGGTGGGTACGTAAATCACCCCGACGATAAAGGTGGGGAAACTTGGTGTGGGTTAACTAAGAAGTTCCTACAAGATAATAACATCAGAATACCACCCGGTGAGGAAGACATATACAATGGGTACAGTATAATCTATGAATATCTTCTAGACCCAATTAAGAAAACACCAGTGCTTAATGATTTACCCTATGAAGTATCTCTGTGCATATTCGATATGCTCGTGCACATGGGAAAAACAAATGCTATCAAGAAACTACAACAAGTACTAGGGGTAAAAGTTGACGGGAAATATGGAATGGAAACACACAATGCGCTAATGCGTGAAGTGAAGAACAATAAGCTCGCCTTATGCAATAGACTCATATCAAGCAAGCTAAAACACTACACTGAGATTTGGAAGAAAGATAAGTCTCAACTTGTATTTGCACGGGGTTGGGTACGTCGTATGTGTGATATCATCGACGAAATAACCCCAGGTGCTAAGAAACCACCCGCAAACGAAGCATAA
- a CDS encoding RusA family crossover junction endodeoxyribonuclease yields the protein MRKNKYVFVLDDITPAPKGSFNTTLISTPGGKRIALYPQNSAELMKYTKALKEKFREVMSKYNLKIIENTVHVICKFRFEIKKYKQKEISKRENKYHDCTPDLDKLLRAVLDALTNEVIVDDRKVSVITAEKKYADKSGVYIEIIPL from the coding sequence ATGCGAAAGAACAAATACGTATTTGTGCTAGACGATATAACACCAGCCCCCAAGGGTAGTTTCAACACAACGTTGATATCTACCCCTGGTGGTAAGAGAATAGCACTATACCCTCAGAATAGCGCTGAACTAATGAAGTACACGAAAGCACTAAAAGAAAAATTCAGAGAAGTAATGAGCAAGTACAATCTTAAAATAATCGAGAATACAGTTCATGTAATATGCAAGTTTAGATTTGAGATAAAGAAATACAAACAAAAAGAAATCAGCAAGAGAGAAAATAAATATCACGATTGCACCCCTGATTTAGATAAACTGCTAAGAGCAGTGCTTGATGCATTAACCAATGAAGTTATCGTTGATGACAGAAAAGTAAGCGTAATAACAGCAGAAAAGAAATACGCAGATAAGTCAGGGGTGTATATAGAGATTATCCCTCTATGA
- a CDS encoding YqaJ viral recombinase family protein, which produces MSYEDILEEEFSVAVHDKTKEITFNNAKIVLFNNEEEWVRFRRHRVTGTDVAKILQYIPGIEKVYLDKVCPCDEMQVNEMSPRMILGRELEPRLPHVCNLLFNLKFKHIGHFNSVLGEYKGVPLSVSLDGYLVEDNTIYPVEVKCTSPYSQLGKARNIEEVPNYIKAQIGLQCHLLNVDKLYLVRFTHIDNNGLVVFIYRHNREEYEKQLEIVREFWVKYVIGGEVPEFLRAQNKTRTQDEASNTQTF; this is translated from the coding sequence ATGTCGTACGAAGACATACTCGAAGAAGAATTCAGTGTTGCTGTACACGACAAGACAAAAGAGATTACATTCAACAATGCAAAGATTGTACTCTTCAACAATGAAGAAGAGTGGGTAAGATTTAGAAGGCATAGAGTCACCGGGACAGATGTAGCTAAAATTCTACAATACATCCCTGGGATTGAAAAAGTATATCTCGATAAGGTATGTCCTTGTGATGAGATGCAAGTAAACGAAATGTCGCCTAGAATGATTCTGGGTAGAGAACTCGAACCACGCCTTCCCCATGTATGCAATCTTCTGTTCAATCTGAAGTTCAAGCATATAGGACACTTTAACAGCGTTCTTGGGGAATATAAGGGGGTACCCTTGAGTGTTTCATTAGACGGGTATCTGGTGGAAGACAACACAATATACCCCGTAGAAGTAAAATGCACCTCCCCATATTCTCAGCTTGGGAAGGCAAGAAACATTGAAGAAGTCCCCAACTACATCAAAGCACAAATAGGGTTGCAATGTCATCTGCTGAACGTAGACAAACTCTACCTCGTACGATTCACGCACATCGACAACAACGGGTTGGTGGTGTTCATCTACCGGCACAACCGGGAGGAGTACGAGAAACAACTTGAAATCGTACGAGAGTTTTGGGTAAAATACGTTATTGGTGGTGAAGTCCCCGAATTTCTTAGAGCACAAAACAAGACACGAACACAAGATGAAGCAAGTAACACACAAACGTTCTAA